The following are encoded in a window of bacterium BMS3Abin11 genomic DNA:
- the tusE_2 gene encoding sulfurtransferase TusE codes for MPLKVGEITIPTDEEGYLIDPDDWSREICEHLAQGEGIELNDEYWEIITCMRNYFDDQKIAPGTRYVAKFIAEELGYGKKARNYLFKIFPYGYVKQACKIAGMRHPRAWSTG; via the coding sequence ATGCCATTAAAAGTAGGCGAAATAACCATCCCCACGGATGAAGAGGGCTACCTGATTGATCCCGACGACTGGAGCAGAGAGATATGTGAACATCTGGCACAGGGCGAAGGTATTGAACTCAATGATGAGTATTGGGAAATAATAACCTGTATGCGTAATTATTTTGATGATCAGAAAATAGCGCCCGGTACACGTTATGTTGCAAAATTTATCGCAGAAGAACTGGGTTATGGCAAAAAAGCAAGGAATTATCTCTTCAAGATATTTCCCTATGGGTATGTGAAGCAGGCCTGTAAAATTGCGGGGATGAGACATCCGAGGGCCTGGAGTACAGGTTAG
- the pfkA1 gene encoding 6-phosphofructokinase 1, translating into MTKHIGILTAGGDCPGLNAAIRGVGKAAQSSYDMRIIGFRDGFRGLMENRTVSLEGDVLSGILTIGGTILSTSRDKPHKMKVGGKILDMTDTIVENYGANHLDALICIGGGGTQKNALLLMKKGLNIITMPKTIDNDVALTDTTFGFDTALGIATESIDRLHSTAHSHHRIIVVEIMGHRAGWLALGSGIAGGADVILLPEIPYQLEAVAEAITQRVKNGKKFSIVAVAEGAMSTEEAIRISGFNRRITDAETVDDKKTRKQAKQELREHESTRSEHTLLLARQLEQLTGLESRPSILGHLQRGGTPSAADRLLATRLGTACAGFINDGVSGVMVAAHGDNAVPVPLEDVAGNIKLVPADHPWIESARRVGVSLGD; encoded by the coding sequence ATGACAAAACATATAGGAATACTTACAGCTGGCGGCGATTGCCCCGGCCTTAACGCTGCTATTCGCGGCGTCGGAAAAGCAGCACAAAGCAGCTATGACATGCGCATCATTGGCTTTCGTGACGGCTTTCGCGGCCTGATGGAAAACAGAACGGTCAGTCTGGAAGGCGATGTGCTGTCGGGTATTCTCACCATCGGCGGCACCATCCTTAGCACCTCGCGGGACAAGCCGCACAAAATGAAGGTCGGTGGCAAGATACTGGATATGACCGATACCATAGTCGAGAACTACGGAGCCAATCACCTTGATGCCCTGATCTGTATCGGTGGTGGCGGCACACAGAAGAACGCCCTGCTGTTGATGAAAAAAGGCCTGAATATCATCACCATGCCCAAAACCATTGATAATGATGTTGCGTTGACGGATACCACTTTTGGCTTTGATACTGCACTGGGTATTGCTACCGAATCTATTGACCGACTGCACAGCACGGCTCACAGCCATCACCGGATTATAGTGGTAGAGATTATGGGACACCGTGCCGGCTGGCTTGCATTGGGCTCGGGTATCGCCGGTGGTGCGGATGTTATCTTATTGCCCGAAATACCGTATCAATTGGAAGCGGTTGCTGAAGCAATCACACAACGCGTAAAAAATGGCAAGAAATTCAGCATAGTCGCTGTAGCAGAAGGCGCCATGTCTACAGAAGAAGCTATTCGTATCAGCGGTTTCAATCGACGGATTACTGATGCTGAAACGGTGGATGATAAAAAAACCCGCAAACAGGCCAAACAGGAATTACGCGAACACGAGTCAACCCGAAGTGAACACACACTTTTGCTGGCACGACAACTGGAGCAACTAACCGGACTTGAATCACGCCCCAGTATTCTTGGTCATCTGCAACGCGGCGGCACGCCTTCTGCAGCCGATCGACTGCTTGCGACACGACTGGGTACGGCCTGTGCAGGATTTATTAATGACGGGGTCAGCGGCGTCATGGTTGCTGCGCACGGAGACAATGCTGTACCCGTTCCCTTGGAAGATGTTGCTGGAAACATAAAACTGGTGCCTGCTGATCATCCCTGGATAGAAAGCGCCCGGCGTGTGGGCGTTTCTCTTGGGGATTGA
- the nasD gene encoding nitrite reductase [NAD(P)H], whose amino-acid sequence MKEKLILIGNGMAGMRTLEELLKLEPEMYDITVFGAEPYPNYNRILLSPVLAGEKTIDDIILNSREWYAENNIELHTGSVVCEIDRVKHSVKTEAGDEFKYDRLLIATGSNPFIIPVPGHDLDGVIGFRDIADVDTMIQSSKDHKKAIVIGGGLLGLEAANGLMIQGMDVTVVHLLENLMERQLDAPASDLLKTSLIEKGLNFLMEVQTAEIVGDQRVEKVKFADGSELDADLVVMAVGIRPNIELAKKAGLYCERGLVVSDTMQTFDPRIYAVGECVQHRGNTYGLVAPLFEQAKVCANHLATLGYGRYEGSVTSTKLKVTGIDLFSAGNFNGDEDTEDIIFQDPKAGIYKRLVLRDNKLEGAVLYGDTVDGAWFFQLMREATDITDIRQQLLFGQAHLGNSGHGGQNVAMAMSDNAQVCDCNGITKGEIVAAITSKGLFTLDDVKAHTKAAASCGSCAGLVEQLLESTLGGNYTTPECKPVCKCTDFTHDQVRAAIRDQKLTSMKMVFDYMEWRNSDGCHVCRPALNYYLISSWPEEAVDDPQSRFINERAHGNIQKDGTFSVIPRIWGGKTTPDELRAIADAADKFDAGEVHITGGQRINLLGIKKEELPEIWDFLSERGLVSGHAYGKALRTVKTCVGSTWCRFGTQDSTQMGIDLEKLSWGSWMPHKFKMGVSGCPRNCAEATIKDFGVVAIESGWELHIGGNGGVKVRATDMLCRVRTAEEVEEYAAAFIQVYREEAHYLERTAPWLGRVGLSYVKERILDDEVGRKALHKRFLVSQKIAQNDPWKARAKGEYAHEFTPLKSLGV is encoded by the coding sequence ATGAAAGAAAAGCTCATATTGATCGGCAACGGCATGGCCGGTATGCGAACCCTGGAAGAGCTACTGAAGCTGGAACCGGAGATGTACGATATTACCGTGTTTGGGGCTGAGCCTTACCCCAATTACAACCGAATCCTGTTGTCGCCGGTACTGGCGGGCGAGAAGACCATTGATGATATCATCCTGAATAGTCGCGAATGGTATGCTGAAAACAATATCGAACTGCATACCGGTTCAGTAGTCTGCGAAATTGATCGCGTAAAACATAGTGTCAAAACTGAGGCAGGTGATGAATTCAAATACGATCGTCTGTTGATTGCTACCGGTTCCAACCCATTCATTATTCCTGTCCCGGGCCATGATCTGGACGGCGTCATTGGTTTCCGTGATATCGCTGATGTGGATACTATGATTCAATCCTCAAAGGACCATAAAAAGGCGATTGTTATTGGTGGTGGCTTATTGGGGCTGGAAGCTGCCAACGGCCTGATGATCCAGGGTATGGACGTCACCGTAGTCCATCTGCTTGAAAACCTGATGGAGCGCCAGCTGGATGCACCAGCTTCAGATTTGCTGAAAACTTCCCTGATAGAGAAGGGTTTGAACTTTCTTATGGAAGTGCAGACTGCCGAGATCGTCGGCGATCAACGAGTGGAAAAAGTTAAGTTTGCTGATGGCAGTGAGCTTGATGCTGATCTGGTCGTAATGGCTGTGGGCATACGGCCCAATATTGAGCTGGCAAAAAAAGCAGGGCTGTATTGTGAGCGTGGACTGGTTGTATCCGACACTATGCAGACGTTTGACCCGCGTATTTATGCGGTTGGAGAATGTGTACAGCATCGTGGGAATACCTATGGTCTGGTTGCACCATTGTTTGAGCAGGCCAAAGTCTGTGCTAACCATTTGGCAACGCTGGGTTATGGTCGTTACGAAGGTTCAGTTACCTCTACAAAGTTGAAAGTGACTGGTATAGATCTATTTTCTGCCGGAAACTTTAACGGTGATGAAGATACAGAAGATATCATCTTCCAGGATCCCAAAGCAGGAATTTACAAGCGTCTGGTTTTACGAGATAACAAGCTGGAAGGAGCAGTGCTATATGGTGATACCGTCGATGGTGCCTGGTTCTTTCAGTTGATGCGTGAAGCTACCGATATTACCGATATCCGTCAGCAACTACTATTTGGCCAGGCGCATCTCGGCAATTCCGGGCATGGTGGGCAGAATGTTGCAATGGCCATGAGTGATAATGCGCAGGTCTGTGACTGTAACGGCATCACCAAAGGTGAGATTGTTGCTGCCATCACCTCCAAGGGCCTGTTTACACTGGACGATGTCAAAGCACATACCAAGGCAGCGGCGTCATGCGGGTCCTGTGCTGGACTGGTTGAACAATTGCTTGAAAGCACGCTGGGTGGCAACTACACCACACCTGAATGTAAACCGGTGTGCAAGTGTACTGATTTCACGCATGATCAGGTTCGTGCAGCCATACGCGATCAGAAGCTGACCTCCATGAAAATGGTATTTGACTACATGGAATGGCGAAATTCAGATGGTTGCCATGTCTGCCGTCCGGCACTGAATTATTACCTGATTTCAAGCTGGCCTGAAGAAGCGGTAGATGACCCACAATCACGTTTCATCAACGAGCGTGCGCACGGAAATATTCAGAAAGACGGTACTTTCTCGGTGATCCCCCGTATCTGGGGCGGCAAGACTACCCCTGATGAGTTACGTGCAATTGCCGACGCCGCTGATAAATTTGATGCCGGTGAAGTGCATATTACTGGTGGTCAGCGTATCAACCTGCTCGGTATCAAAAAAGAAGAACTGCCTGAGATTTGGGATTTCTTAAGTGAACGTGGACTGGTATCCGGTCATGCTTACGGTAAGGCACTACGTACCGTTAAAACCTGTGTGGGCTCAACCTGGTGCCGCTTTGGTACTCAGGACTCAACTCAGATGGGTATTGATCTGGAAAAGTTGAGCTGGGGATCCTGGATGCCACACAAATTTAAAATGGGCGTCTCCGGTTGTCCGCGCAACTGTGCAGAAGCAACGATTAAAGACTTTGGTGTGGTAGCAATTGAGTCTGGTTGGGAGCTACACATCGGAGGGAACGGTGGTGTTAAAGTACGCGCGACCGACATGCTCTGTCGTGTGAGGACAGCAGAGGAAGTGGAGGAATATGCCGCTGCATTCATCCAGGTATACCGCGAGGAAGCGCACTATCTGGAACGTACCGCCCCCTGGTTGGGACGCGTTGGGCTGAGTTATGTAAAAGAACGTATTCTTGATGATGAAGTCGGTCGTAAAGCCTTACATAAACGATTCCTTGTGTCACAGAAGATTGCCCAGAACGATCCGTGGAAAGCACGTGCGAAGGGTGAATATGCACATGAATTCACACCGTTGAAATCGTTAGGAGTATGA
- the narB gene encoding nitrate reductase: MLTEEFYTLGKLTRGFIGTNNYDGNTPLCMASAVSGYKRSFGSDGPPGCYEDFELQIVCLPGVPTCHLCVKNLRNS, from the coding sequence ATGCTGACGGAAGAGTTTTATACCCTGGGTAAACTTACTCGGGGCTTCATCGGTACCAACAATTACGACGGAAATACCCCGCTGTGTATGGCTTCTGCGGTATCCGGCTACAAGCGTTCATTTGGTTCGGATGGCCCTCCGGGATGTTACGAAGATTTTGAACTACAGATTGTCTGTTTGCCTGGGGTTCCAACCTGCCATCTCTGCGTTAAGAACCTTCGCAATAGCTAG
- the nasE gene encoding assimilatory nitrite reductase [NAD(P)H] small subunit: MNAVVSESNDWLEIGKIEDIPKLGSRVVKRAEGDIAIFRNSDNEVFALLNRCPHKGGPLSEGIVYGKTVTCPMHNWCLGLNNGEAVAPDEGCTPTYPIKIEGEKVFLSLQQQNDCEAETE; encoded by the coding sequence ATGAATGCAGTTGTCTCAGAAAGTAATGACTGGCTTGAAATTGGCAAGATTGAAGATATTCCAAAATTGGGATCACGTGTGGTCAAGCGAGCAGAAGGGGACATTGCCATTTTTCGTAATTCGGACAATGAAGTCTTTGCCCTGTTAAATCGTTGCCCCCACAAAGGTGGTCCGTTGTCAGAAGGGATAGTCTACGGAAAGACCGTAACCTGTCCGATGCACAACTGGTGTTTGGGTCTGAATAATGGTGAAGCGGTTGCACCCGATGAAGGTTGCACACCGACGTATCCGATAAAGATAGAAGGTGAAAAAGTGTTTCTGTCATTGCAGCAGCAAAATGATTGTGAAGCTGAGACGGAATGA
- the narT gene encoding putative nitrate transporter NarT has product MLESKIKLFSFSGKTRTLHLTWFAFFLSFMVWFNHAPLMASIKEAFDLTDQEVKALLIINVALTIPARIIIGALVDKVGPRIMFSSLLFISSFLAFFFALADSYQMLLASRLMLGFVGAGFVIGIRMIGEWFPARQVGLAEGIYGGWGNFGSAAAAITLPTVALIYGGENGWRYAIATTGVITLIYSFVYYKLARNTPKGSTYFKPKKSAAMEVTSRGDFFFYLVMNIPMYAALSALTWKLGPDNLNIFPGAIAIGIYYSLLALYLYQAWHIWQVNGHVFTEDVPEIHRYKFKQVAILDMAYMVTFGSELAVVSMLPLFFMDTFEISQVTAGLLASGFAFMNLVARPGGGFFSDKFGRRKSLTILITGLAVGYFMLANIGSDWPLVLAVAATMACSFFVQAGEGAVFAIVPLVKRRMTGQIAGMAGAYGNVGAVVFLTVFSFVSPQVFFMVIGASALVVLFAVQFLDEPEGQTTEVLEDGTVQMIDVG; this is encoded by the coding sequence ATGTTAGAGTCAAAAATCAAGTTATTCTCATTTAGTGGTAAGACTCGAACCCTTCATTTGACCTGGTTCGCCTTTTTCCTCAGCTTCATGGTCTGGTTTAACCATGCGCCATTGATGGCCTCAATCAAGGAAGCCTTCGACCTGACTGATCAGGAAGTAAAGGCATTGCTTATTATTAATGTCGCACTGACCATCCCTGCACGCATCATTATTGGTGCATTGGTCGACAAAGTAGGCCCACGGATTATGTTTTCCAGCCTGCTGTTTATCTCCAGCTTCCTGGCTTTCTTCTTTGCCCTTGCCGATTCCTACCAGATGTTACTGGCTTCCCGCCTCATGCTTGGCTTCGTTGGAGCAGGCTTTGTTATTGGCATACGCATGATTGGCGAGTGGTTCCCAGCCCGCCAGGTTGGGCTGGCTGAAGGCATCTATGGCGGATGGGGTAACTTTGGTTCTGCTGCTGCAGCCATAACATTACCTACGGTCGCTCTTATATATGGCGGTGAAAATGGCTGGCGTTATGCTATTGCAACAACCGGTGTCATCACACTGATCTATTCTTTTGTCTACTACAAACTGGCACGTAATACCCCCAAAGGTTCAACCTATTTCAAGCCCAAAAAGAGTGCTGCGATGGAAGTCACCAGCAGAGGAGATTTTTTCTTCTACCTGGTGATGAACATCCCTATGTATGCAGCATTGTCGGCACTGACATGGAAACTGGGTCCAGACAATCTGAACATTTTTCCCGGAGCTATAGCAATCGGCATCTACTATAGTCTGCTTGCGTTATACCTCTATCAGGCCTGGCATATCTGGCAGGTCAATGGCCATGTATTCACAGAAGACGTACCTGAAATCCATCGCTACAAGTTCAAGCAAGTAGCTATTCTGGACATGGCTTATATGGTGACATTTGGCTCAGAACTGGCTGTTGTCTCTATGCTACCCCTGTTTTTCATGGATACCTTTGAGATATCTCAGGTAACAGCTGGCCTGCTAGCCTCTGGATTCGCCTTCATGAACCTGGTTGCCCGCCCTGGTGGTGGCTTTTTCAGTGATAAATTTGGGCGCAGAAAAAGTCTTACCATATTGATTACCGGGCTTGCCGTGGGTTATTTTATGCTTGCTAACATTGGCTCAGACTGGCCACTGGTACTGGCTGTAGCCGCCACAATGGCCTGCTCCTTTTTCGTACAGGCAGGTGAAGGTGCGGTTTTTGCAATCGTGCCACTGGTCAAACGCCGCATGACGGGTCAGATTGCAGGTATGGCGGGTGCTTATGGAAATGTTGGTGCCGTTGTTTTTCTCACTGTCTTTTCTTTTGTTTCACCACAGGTATTCTTCATGGTTATTGGTGCCTCTGCACTAGTAGTACTGTTTGCCGTCCAGTTTCTGGATGAACCTGAAGGCCAAACTACTGAGGTGCTTGAAGACGGCACGGTGCAGATGATTGATGTAGGATAG
- the phoQ_1 gene encoding virulence sensor histidine kinase PhoQ: MRNSLTLRLIATSFIWVASALAVSALLLVLLFRGYIEKRFEGSLEGQLDELVAASDVSAKGTFQMNWRPADPRFNRPYSGWYWEIRQSDATVSRSDSLWRDSLPVMEPAEGAVPRLQKLTGPEDKPLQALVQKIIYPKSKSPLLFIVAGPVSDIEQDVRAFSIQVAITLFVLGLGLLLAVWFQVRFGLRPLQTLKQALADIRQGKTERLPQSFPEEVQPVVNELNALLDHNISLLNRARTHAANLAHALKNPLTVIRNESRNMEEEKSLIIKRQTDAMASSIDRYLSRARIAGTAGVLGARADVGMIIKDLVFSMKQLYRERHIELSHVIPANCWFHGEAEDLEEMLGNLIDNACKWARSKVDIIAQCTDDRLIIIVEDDGNGIPESLRHIVIERGHRLDEEVPGSGLGLDIVRDIAELYRGSLQLEESSIGGVRARLVLPAA; this comes from the coding sequence ATGCGTAACTCACTGACACTGCGACTGATTGCGACCTCGTTTATCTGGGTCGCCTCAGCTCTGGCAGTTTCCGCACTGCTGCTGGTATTGCTGTTTCGAGGATATATTGAAAAACGTTTTGAAGGCTCGTTAGAGGGACAGCTGGATGAGCTGGTCGCTGCGAGTGATGTTTCTGCTAAGGGGACATTTCAGATGAACTGGCGCCCAGCAGATCCACGCTTCAATCGCCCCTACTCAGGCTGGTACTGGGAGATCCGTCAATCGGATGCCACAGTTTCCCGTTCGGATTCGCTGTGGAGAGACAGTCTGCCTGTAATGGAACCAGCAGAAGGGGCTGTTCCTCGCTTACAAAAGCTTACAGGCCCTGAAGACAAACCATTGCAGGCACTGGTACAAAAAATAATATACCCAAAATCAAAAAGTCCTTTGCTGTTCATAGTGGCCGGCCCTGTTTCCGATATCGAACAGGATGTTCGTGCATTTTCAATTCAGGTAGCCATTACGCTGTTTGTGCTGGGATTAGGTCTTTTGCTGGCGGTATGGTTTCAGGTGCGCTTCGGTCTGCGACCGCTACAGACATTGAAACAGGCACTGGCTGATATTCGCCAGGGTAAGACTGAGCGATTACCGCAAAGCTTTCCCGAGGAAGTGCAACCGGTGGTCAACGAACTGAATGCCCTGCTGGATCACAATATATCCTTGCTGAACCGAGCCAGAACACATGCAGCAAATCTTGCCCATGCGCTGAAAAATCCATTGACCGTCATTCGCAACGAGAGCAGAAACATGGAAGAGGAGAAGAGCCTCATCATCAAGCGGCAGACTGATGCTATGGCGTCAAGTATAGACAGATATCTGTCCCGGGCACGAATAGCAGGCACCGCTGGTGTGCTTGGCGCACGTGCAGATGTAGGGATGATTATTAAGGATCTTGTTTTCAGCATGAAGCAACTCTACCGTGAACGGCATATTGAATTAAGCCATGTCATCCCTGCTAATTGCTGGTTCCATGGTGAGGCAGAGGACCTCGAAGAGATGCTGGGTAATCTTATAGATAATGCCTGTAAATGGGCACGCAGCAAGGTCGATATCATTGCCCAATGTACTGATGACCGTTTAATTATAATTGTAGAAGATGATGGAAATGGGATTCCTGAATCACTCCGCCATATAGTTATTGAAAGGGGGCATCGTCTTGATGAAGAAGTCCCCGGCAGTGGTCTTGGGCTAGATATCGTACGAGACATTGCCGAGTTGTACCGTGGCTCACTTCAACTGGAAGAATCATCTATTGGCGGGGTTCGTGCGCGTCTCGTTCTTCCTGCAGCCTAA
- the afsR gene encoding regulatory protein AfsR: protein MEFSGSDEVITHATDLVEFASDAALAIDVDDRVVAWNVGAQQMLGYNPSEAIGQRCCNVLQATLPGGEPLCHPDCDVLRSFRNCIPYNVPSCRLRHQSGKWVMASISSVAMSERARRLYGDKILAIIFLRDEAIVAPVPQHHTLQVFTLGGFGIVAGGHSIDIGKWKRKHAVTLLKYLVTQLDHPVHRERLIDCLWPDVDEKQGWGRLKVTMYCLRQELRANGVSDEAVKTIDNAYLLRRDVIWVDTDVFERFVVEGQALQQLEQWSDALDRYNEARHLYQGDYLEEETYSDWCAEERERLHELYLEMLARTAECYVELGQYADAIHICRKALVFDPCRENFHFILMEYLVKDGRPDLAQVQYRHCHQVLAREFGVQPLPETQRLYQKILIGGDNTQASG from the coding sequence ATGGAATTTTCAGGATCAGATGAAGTGATTACTCATGCCACTGATTTAGTTGAATTTGCCTCCGACGCCGCCTTAGCCATCGACGTCGATGACAGGGTTGTGGCCTGGAACGTCGGGGCACAACAGATGCTCGGCTACAATCCATCCGAGGCGATTGGCCAGCGGTGTTGCAATGTGCTGCAGGCCACTCTGCCCGGCGGCGAGCCTCTCTGCCATCCCGATTGTGACGTCCTGCGGTCTTTCCGGAACTGCATACCTTACAATGTACCCAGTTGCCGTTTGCGACACCAGAGCGGTAAATGGGTTATGGCCAGCATCTCCTCTGTTGCCATGTCGGAACGGGCCCGCCGTCTGTATGGTGACAAAATCCTGGCCATCATTTTCCTACGGGATGAGGCGATCGTAGCCCCAGTGCCACAACATCATACACTGCAGGTATTTACCCTCGGTGGTTTCGGCATTGTGGCGGGCGGACATAGCATTGATATCGGTAAGTGGAAACGCAAACACGCCGTGACGCTGCTGAAATACCTGGTCACCCAACTCGATCACCCCGTACATCGCGAACGTCTGATCGACTGTCTGTGGCCCGACGTCGATGAAAAGCAGGGTTGGGGCCGCCTCAAAGTAACTATGTATTGTCTACGGCAAGAGTTGCGCGCAAATGGCGTAAGCGATGAGGCCGTGAAAACGATCGATAATGCCTACCTGCTCAGACGCGATGTGATCTGGGTGGACACGGACGTCTTTGAACGGTTTGTCGTCGAGGGACAGGCGCTACAACAACTAGAGCAATGGAGTGATGCCCTGGACCGCTACAATGAGGCAAGACATCTATATCAGGGCGATTATCTGGAAGAAGAGACGTATTCGGACTGGTGTGCCGAAGAGCGAGAGCGGCTGCATGAACTTTATCTGGAGATGCTGGCCAGAACAGCGGAATGCTACGTAGAACTTGGCCAGTATGCAGATGCAATACACATTTGTCGCAAAGCCCTGGTTTTCGATCCTTGCCGAGAGAACTTCCATTTTATACTGATGGAGTACCTGGTGAAGGATGGCCGTCCCGATTTGGCGCAGGTTCAGTACCGCCACTGTCACCAGGTTCTAGCCCGGGAGTTTGGCGTCCAGCCCCTGCCCGAAACACAGCGCCTGTATCAGAAAATTCTCATAGGGGGAGATAACACCCAGGCTAGCGGCTAA
- the prkC_1 gene encoding serine/threonine-protein kinase PrkC, which produces MAGKLDIDYAIVTEKGDKNENADAADACIPEGELIYSKGIAAAIADGMSSSEGGKEASQVSVTGFLTDYFSTPESWTVKTSVQRVLGALNRWLYSQGQVKHDSARGMVTTFSGMVLKSSTAHIFHVGDSRIYRFRNGELELLTRDHRVWVSKERDFLSRAMGIDPSIDIDYRSLDAEQNDIFLFTTDGITGHVTDHRMQELLADHGNNLQACASKLLEESLHNGSTDNVTCQLIRVLSVPRETEDDIYQKINELPFPPDLSPGVKIDGYEILRELHASRRSEVFLATDSQTGEKVILKTPSINYRDDPEFLDSFLHEEWVGRRIKNIHVLKTLEPKHRHFLYNISEYVEGQSLRQWIDDHPQTHINTAREYLMQIADGLRAFHRLEMVHQDLKPENILIDNNGTLKIIDFGSTRVAGASEICSKLDKNIPLGTINYTAPECITGSNCSNRSDIFSFGVIAYELLTGKLPYGDNDKPIPANKLKYISCRKYNDQLATWVDGALRKAVNPDPRNRYKTMTEFLRDLTQPNERFDASTSQPLLERNPLLFWKSLSGLLVVACLYLLFLLARS; this is translated from the coding sequence ATGGCAGGAAAACTCGATATAGACTATGCCATTGTTACTGAAAAAGGTGACAAGAATGAGAATGCAGATGCTGCTGATGCCTGCATACCTGAAGGCGAGCTGATCTATAGCAAGGGCATAGCGGCTGCTATTGCCGATGGTATGAGCAGTTCTGAAGGCGGCAAGGAGGCCAGTCAGGTCAGTGTTACCGGTTTCCTGACAGACTATTTCAGCACACCGGAATCCTGGACGGTAAAAACATCTGTGCAGCGTGTACTCGGCGCATTGAACCGCTGGCTCTATTCACAGGGCCAGGTCAAACACGATTCCGCACGCGGCATGGTCACTACTTTTAGTGGCATGGTACTTAAATCTTCTACGGCGCACATATTTCATGTTGGTGATTCACGTATCTATCGATTTCGAAATGGTGAACTGGAACTGCTAACGCGGGATCATCGTGTATGGGTTTCAAAAGAGAGAGATTTTCTTTCCCGCGCTATGGGTATAGACCCCAGCATTGATATTGATTATCGCTCTTTAGATGCTGAGCAAAATGATATTTTTCTCTTTACTACCGATGGCATCACCGGTCATGTCACCGATCACCGCATGCAGGAACTGCTAGCAGATCATGGTAATAATCTACAGGCCTGCGCATCAAAGTTACTCGAAGAGTCCTTGCACAATGGTAGCACCGACAATGTTACCTGCCAGCTGATACGCGTACTGTCAGTACCGCGGGAGACCGAAGACGATATATATCAAAAGATCAACGAACTGCCTTTTCCACCCGACCTTAGCCCAGGCGTGAAAATTGATGGGTATGAAATACTAAGAGAACTGCATGCTTCACGCCGCAGTGAAGTATTTCTTGCTACAGATAGTCAAACCGGAGAAAAAGTTATTCTCAAAACACCTTCTATTAACTATCGAGATGACCCGGAATTTCTTGATAGTTTTCTGCATGAAGAATGGGTGGGACGCCGCATAAAGAATATCCATGTATTAAAAACACTTGAACCGAAACATCGACATTTTCTCTACAACATTTCGGAATATGTCGAAGGCCAGTCATTGCGCCAATGGATCGATGATCATCCTCAAACGCATATCAACACCGCCAGAGAATATTTAATGCAGATTGCCGATGGTCTGCGTGCCTTTCACCGTCTTGAGATGGTTCATCAGGATCTGAAACCAGAGAACATCCTGATCGACAACAATGGCACCTTAAAGATCATTGATTTTGGTTCAACCCGTGTTGCCGGTGCTTCAGAAATCTGCAGCAAGCTGGATAAGAATATCCCGCTTGGAACAATAAACTACACAGCACCGGAATGCATAACTGGTTCCAACTGCAGCAATCGTTCAGATATATTTTCTTTTGGCGTTATCGCCTATGAATTATTAACAGGAAAGTTACCCTATGGTGACAATGATAAGCCAATACCGGCGAATAAACTGAAGTACATTTCCTGCCGTAAGTATAACGATCAACTAGCCACATGGGTCGATGGTGCACTACGCAAGGCTGTAAATCCCGACCCCAGAAATCGCTATAAAACAATGACTGAATTCCTGCGCGACCTCACCCAGCCAAATGAGAGATTTGATGCATCGACTTCACAGCCATTACTGGAGCGCAATCCATTATTGTTCTGGAAAAGTTTATCTGGTCTGCTAGTAGTAGCCTGTCTTTATCTGCTTTTTCTGCTTGCAAGAAGTTAG